GCCGTCGCCGTGCTCTATCGCGATTACCGATTTGCTTTCGTCGATAGGTTTATCAGCAAAGCCCTGTCGTTCTTGTCGCTGGTTAGCGTCACGGTCGGCTGCCATGTCTTGCTTGTGGCTGTAGCTCCCTGGGTTGATGGTGGTACGACGCCTCGTTTTTCACCAGTGATCTCCGCCTTGATGATTTCATTGTGGGTTGCGACGGCCTTGGGATATCCCTGGTTGGAACGGAAGGTGACGTGGCTGATTGATCGGTTCATCCTTGAGCGGCCTGACTATCAGGGATTGCGTCGCCGGTTGGGCTCCCGCTTGGATGAATTGGACACGGTGGAAGCTGTGTTGGGGGAACTGTGTCAGACGTTGCAACAGGCACTACGGTCTCGAGAAGTTCAATGGGAGCAGGTTGCGACAATTCCTTCGTTGCCTCGTCTGGCCGAGGGCCATTGCAAGACTGATGGAGGGCAAAAGCGTGCACCAGTCGAGCAAGAGATTCCCATTCTCACGACCCAGGGAAGTCTGATGATGATTGTGCCGACGTGGGAGTCGCCCCGTTACCGCGTGATAGTGGCTGCACGTGAAGATGGGCACCGGTTTCTCTCGGAAGAATTGACGCTGGTGGAAGAGGCGGCATTGCTTGCCGCGCGGCGGATCGACGTGCTACGCACGAGCCATGAACGATGCGAAATTGCTCTTCGGGAGCAAGAGATGCAAAAACTCGCCACCGAAGCGGAATTGCGGGCACTGCGCGCGCAGGTGAATCCCCATTTCTTGTTCAACGCGCTCAACACCGTCGGCTATCTCATTGATACGGCGCCAGCCCGGGCCGCCGCCACCTTGCGGGATCTCACGTATCTGCTACGAAACATTCTCCGCCGGATGGAAGACAACTTCACTACGCTGGGCGAGGAACTCGATCTGGTACGCGCCTATCTCGACATTGAACGGGCGCGATTCGAAGAGCGCTTATCCGTTCAGATCGAGGTGCCTCGGGAGCTGCACAGAACGACGGTCCCGGCACTGGTGCTTCAACCGCTGGTGGAAAATGCCGTCAAACATGGCATCCAGCCGTCGATGCGTGGTGGAGCAATCCGCATCACTGCCTGGCTGACGCCCCAGTCGGCCATGCAGGGCTGTCCCCGCCTGTCGCCGCAATTGCTCTGTTTAGAGATTGCTGATACGGGCGTAGGCGCCTCCGAAGAGGCCTTGAAGCGAGGCCGGGAGCGGGGGATCGGTTTATCCAACGTGGAGAACCGACTTCGATGCCTCTATGGAGCCTGGGCCTCATTGCGGATTGTCAGCACGTCGGGCGTGGGCACGACGGTCACGGTTCAACTTCCCGTCGATGAGCCGGCGGTGCCGTCGGTATCATCCACCTCCGTGGCAGTGGGGAGAGGGGTGGCATGACGGAGCCGGCGACGAAACTCCGTGTCATCGTCGCGGATGACGAGCGGCCGGCGCGCGCCGTCTTAATCAAACTGCTCGGATCATTTTCCGATGTCGAGCTGGTGGGCGAAGCGGAAAACGGGCCGGCAACAGTCGAACTGATCAACCATGCCAATCCCGACCTGGCCTTG
This sequence is a window from Candidatus Nitrospira inopinata. Protein-coding genes within it:
- a CDS encoding sensor histidine kinase; its protein translation is MVDLATDIAHQIGFLTGMVLYAVLLAMVLAKSVSVSAEGGTTRRWHERLPIPLAIAVLGLLWNLAGLASGLVPAHTPVVTPALLSFVAVSTLSGLPALALHSVWQAAVGEMRRLLGLVVLGGYGLSVATLLWNGWALASGDPVPDPDAWRMLTGGFLFLFCALLVIMKQALTGHSGLVLVLLAVCSVAALPISHHSTDGLPWWLDFLGHHASLPIAVAVLYRDYRFAFVDRFISKALSFLSLVSVTVGCHVLLVAVAPWVDGGTTPRFSPVISALMISLWVATALGYPWLERKVTWLIDRFILERPDYQGLRRRLGSRLDELDTVEAVLGELCQTLQQALRSREVQWEQVATIPSLPRLAEGHCKTDGGQKRAPVEQEIPILTTQGSLMMIVPTWESPRYRVIVAAREDGHRFLSEELTLVEEAALLAARRIDVLRTSHERCEIALREQEMQKLATEAELRALRAQVNPHFLFNALNTVGYLIDTAPARAAATLRDLTYLLRNILRRMEDNFTTLGEELDLVRAYLDIERARFEERLSVQIEVPRELHRTTVPALVLQPLVENAVKHGIQPSMRGGAIRITAWLTPQSAMQGCPRLSPQLLCLEIADTGVGASEEALKRGRERGIGLSNVENRLRCLYGAWASLRIVSTSGVGTTVTVQLPVDEPAVPSVSSTSVAVGRGVA